A stretch of DNA from Nitrospira sp. KM1:
AACGTCATCCAAACAGTCGCTGCCCGGCAGCGGACTTGGCCTGGCCCTGGCCAAGAAAGTCGTGGAAGCGCACGGAGGTCGGATTTGGATCGAAAGCGAAGTGAAGAAGGGAACGACTGTACGGTTTGTCCTACGCATGACGAGGCGGGTGGAAGCAGCATGAAGTCATTGCTCCGGTTGGGCGGCTCTGTGGGGTATGCGATGTTCGCAGCTTTGGCCATAAGCGGTTGTGCATCATGGGCACCCACGCCTTCGGGGACATCCCCATTTTTCACTGTGGAACCTGCCGAAACCAAGGCCATGCAGACGATGGCAAAAAAACAGGATGCACTCGTCGCAAAATGCGCCGAACGCAATTCATGTGACCAGGCCTATTTCACACGCGCACTTATCGCCCTGTACGAAAGTCATGACAGCGCAGTGAAGTACTTCGAAAAGGTGATCGCGACATCGCCGCGCAGCCAATTGGCGGCTACGAGCAAGATGTGGCTGCAATTGCTCCAACAGTATCCGAATCCTACAGAGCGGTCATGGACGACTTCCGTGATGGCTGCTCCTGCCGTATCCGATGGACAGATTGTCCTTGCACAAGCTTCGGATCGGCTGGTGCGGGATTTGCTTGATAGGGAATTGATCATTCAACAGTTGCGGGCGATGAAGGATTCCGATTCTCAGGCCATCGAAGTGTTGCAGCGGGATTTGGCTGAGCGGGAACGGAAGGCCGATGCCTTGATCGGTAAAAAAGATCCTCCTCCAAAGGTTCCGGGAGAAAGCGGCACCATCCAGTCGCTTCAAAAGCAACTGGTGGAGCGCGAAAAAAAGATCGACGAATTGTACAACCAGTTGGAAGCGCTCAAGCGTATCGATCAGGAGACCAGGGAAAAGATCCGTCCTATTCGCCCGCCGTCAACGGTTGCTCCGCTGACGGCGCCGGAACTGGCGCCAACACAATAAAGGAAGTCGAGCACACCATGGAACAAGAGCACATTCTCGTTATCGATGATGAAGAAGGTCTGTTGCAGCTCGTAAAGATGCGGCTCAACGCAATGGGGTTTGCCGTCACCGCGTGCACGAACGGCCATGATGCCGTCAGCGCGGCCAAAGTGAATCGGTTCGATCTGGCGATCACCGACCTCCGTCTGCGGGGGGAGGACGGGCTGGATGTGACCGAAGAACTGCTGCGGATCCATCCGGGATTGCCCGTGATTATCCTGACGGCCCACGGAAGCATTCCGAACGCCGTCGAAGCCGTGCAGCGCGGGGCGTTCGGGTACCTGACCAAACCGTTCGATGACAAAGAGCTGAAATTGAAGATCGAGGAGGGATTGTCTCCCCAGCGGATGACGCGCGAGATTCAGCGGCTGAAATCGCTGGTCAACGAGCTGTATGGAATGGAGAACGTCGTGGCGCGCAGCCCGGCGATGCAGCGGTTGCTGCAACAGGTGGTGCAAGTCGCCGATTCCGATGCCACGATGCTGCTCTTCGGTGAAACCGGGACTGGAAAGGAAGTGTTTGCCCGGGTGACCCACGCCAACAGCCGGCGAAGCAAGGGGCCGTTTGTCGCGCTCAATTGCGCGGCTATTCCTGAAACCCTGTTTGAATCGGAGCTGTTCGGGCACGTCCGAGGTGCCTTCACCAGCGCACTCGGTCCAAAGAAAGGGCTATTTCAAAGCGCGCACGGAGGAACGTTGTTCCTCGATGAAATCGGCGAAATGCCGCTATCGATGCAGGTCAAGCTCTTGCGCGCGGTGCAGGAACGCGAAGTGCGGGAGGTCGGAGCGGAGCAGGCGACCAAGGTGGATGTCCGGATCATCGCGGCCACCAATAAGGATCTTGGCGAAGCTGTCAAGAATGGGACGTTTAGAAACGATCTCTATTACCGTATTTCGGTCGTCCCTCTGTTCATTCCTCCTCTCCGTGACCGGCGAGACGACATACCGATCCTGGCGCAGCATTTTCTCGTCGCAAGCGCCAAGCGCGCGAACAAGGAGGCCCGCGGGTTCACGCCCGCAGCGCTGCACCGGCTGGTGACGAACCTGTGGCCTGGAAATGTGCGTGAACTCGAGAATGCGATTGAAAAGGCCGTCGTCATGTCCCGGCAGGATATGATCACTCCGGATCTGCTTCCTTCGATCGGGACGACGCCGGATTCGCAGCTCAAGCCTCTGACAGAGGCAAAAGAAGAATTTGAAAAGACGTATTTGAAGAACGTGTTGCAATTGACCGGCGGCAACATCTCGAGAGCAGCCCAGCATGCCGGACGGTATCGCGCCGACTTTTACAAAATGCTCAAGAAGTACGGACTCCATCCCTCTTCGACGAAAGTGAAGGCGGGGCCGGAGGTCGAAGAAATGGAGGAGGAAGCCGATCTGACCGAGGCGGAGCGGTAGCGGTCGGGTTCCTCAGTGCGTGAGGCAAGAACTCAATGTCGATCTTTGCCGCCTGTGACTTTTGGTTCGTTGATCGGATCCATCGTGTTGAGAATGGCATTTCCGCAGGTGCGTCTTCTCACGCCTGACCGAATAGCCTGCCCACCTGCGTTTACGAATATCGGCCATCGTCCCGTTCGGCCGCGGATCGCATCTCGTTACTGAGATGATCGGCGCGGCATGGCGCCCTCCGGTTCCTATCACCCGGCAGGAGGCTCGAACAAGAGCATGACCGATGGTATGCTCGTAATATCGTCATCGGAATTCCGCCGCACAGAGCGCATGACGATCTCCACCTGCTCAGCGGGACGATCAATTCCCTTGGAAGCGGATCTCTTCATTGCAAAGGTGAATGATGAAATGTCCCAATTGTTTGACCGAAAATCCTGATGAGGGAGACCAGTGCAAATCATGCGGCATGAGATTCAAGGTGAAACGCCGGCCGTCTGCTCCGCGCCATGATTCCATCGCCGAATACTTCACATTCAGACACATGGTCGCGCCGTTTTGGATCAGAAGTGCCTATGTGCTCGGGCTGATCACCATCACCGGCGCCAGTATGGCGGCCATGCTGTTGCCGTACATGGTGACCTATTCCGAACATGATCACATGCTGGTTCGTATAGGCAGCATGGTCGTGCTCGTAGTCGGCAACATCTTGTGGCGGATACTCTGCGAGATGGTGATCGTCCTGTTCAGGATGCACATGCTGTTGGAGCGGCTGGACGACAGGGCTCGATGGCTTGCGGGGGTCGATACATTCGACAACTGAGCAGCCCTGTTATCCACATCGATTTGTATCACCGATATCTGCTCCGTTAGAGGCATATCCCGGCAAGAGTTTCCGTGTTCGATAATCCTTCTCTTCACATGTGAGTTTTCCTTCTTCACGCAGCGGCGCTGCAATCCCGATCATGAAGTCGGTGACCTGTTCCGGTTTATAATCACGTGGAAGGCCGGACAAGAGATCGGATTCAGTCCTCTTATTAGGAACGGCGGCGAGAAATCCTTGCATGCGATGGGTTTGTGTTATGCCGAGCGATTGAGAACGCTTGGTTGTACGCCGAATGCGCATGATTTACTATACTTGACATTAGGTAATGTATAACTGTATTTCATCATGTATGGGAGAGCGTCATCGAGCTGAGCCGATCAGCAACATTGACAATAACCTCAAATCTCTGAGGGCGGCCAAGGGCATGTCCCAAAGCGACTTGGCCGATTCAGCCCAAATCACTCGGCAAGCGGTCTGCGCAATTGAGGGCAATCACTATCTTCCGACTACCGCGGTCGCGCTTCGTCTGGCTGGGGTATTGGGATGCCGCGTCGAGGACCTTTTCAGCCTGCGTGCCACCGGCGAAGTGATCGAAGGAGAACTCATCGGGGAACTCGGCCAGGTGGACGTCAATCACACCTCGGTGCGGGTGAAAGTCGCCCGTGTCGAGGATCATTACGTCGTTCGTCCCGTACGTGCCTTGGGAGAACTTCTCGCGTATATGGTGCCGGCCGACGGATTGCTACTCGGCGGAGCAGTGAACGGACGTGGAGCCGGCAAGATCGGCAAGCGGGTGCGTGTACAACTGCTCCGGGACCGCCGTGTGATCGAACAGGAAATTGCGATTGCCGGGTGCGATCCCGCGATCTTCCTGGCAGGGGAATACCTCCGGCGCTATAAAGAGACCGCGACGGTGACCGGATGGACCATGGGAAGCAGCGCGGCGCTTGAGGCGCTCAAGCGGCATGAGGTTCATATGGCAGGGCTCCATATCGTCGACGAAAAGACCGGAGAGTCGAACATTCCCTATCTTCGAAAGCATCTGCGTGGCGATGATTACCTGATCGTGACGTTCGCAGCCTGGGAGGAAGGGTTGATCGTGCGGCAGGGCAATCCCAAAGACATCCGCAAGATTGATGATCTGAGCCGCAGGGATATTACCCTCATCAATCGCGAAAAGGGTGCCGGTGCCAGGCATTTGCTCGATCAACGACTCGAAAAAGAAGGCCTGCAATCGCAAGACGTCAGGGGCTACGACCTGGTCGCAGATTCACATTTCCAGGTGGCACGCCGGATTTCAGAAGGATCTGCCGACGTGGGAATGGGCGTTCGTTCTGCGGCAAATCTATTTGGATTGGACTTTATTCCACTGCAGCAATCCCGCTATGACCTTGTAGTGCCAAAGTCCTACCTCACGGCATTACCAAGCATCGGAAACTTATTGGAAGCCATAGTGAGCCGCCAGTTCCGCACGGAAATCGAGGCACTGGGAGGATACGACACAAGGGAAACCGGAAAGATCCGCCAGTTGCGCGTGCAATAGATAGGCTCTGTGAGAGCCCGCCATCGGACCTCAGATTCTCTCAGGATTCTGTCAGCCGGCAGATTGAAGCGGTTGCCGCAAGGGCGCCGCATGCGCTGAAATCCGGGAGGCCTTCCCCGATCATTCTTCTTATAGACCGTAGCGATTAGAGTCCTTGCCCGGCGGCCGCTGTCTTAGGCTGGTGGCGAGCCGTGCCGGACTCCGCAGTCTGATGTTGCCAGCGCGAATCGGAGGAGGACAGGAGCGTTGCGGATCGTCCGGCCTTCGATGTGGCAGCTAGTGGAAGCCTGCGCCCAGGTACGGATGGCAGAGGGTAATAGTGCAGCGACGCCGGATCTTGCGCGGGCATGGTAGACCTGAGTTTGAACCCTAGGCCCTTGACGGTCATGATGAATTCCTGGTTAGTCCGGGCGGGGTTGAGTTTGCGTCTGAGCGAAGAAATATGCACGTCCAACGTATGAGGGAAAATGGCGAATCCTTCACCCCACGCCTGATCCAACAGGGCTTTTCTGGAAAGATAGTGGCCAGGCGCCGCCACAAGGCTTTGCAGAATACGAAATTCGGTCCTGCTGACTGAGACGGCTTGCGAGCCGACCGTGACTTCACATTTGTCCAGATTGACGGTCACACCGTTTGATACGAATTGGGTAGGAGCAGGGCGTTCCCATCGCTGGCGACGAAGAACAGCCCCGACCAATGCGACGATGACGGAAGGGCCGGCATTGCAGACCGCGTTGGTGGCGCCGTCCTCAAGGTCCATCGTGCAGTGCTGCTCGTCGCAACTGTCCGGATGATAGGTGATAGTCACCAAAGGTGGAAGTTTAGGCGATTCGAGACGAAGACGGGAAAATCCGGACTCACGACGGTCTACGACGAGAATTGCGGGAGTGGTCGCCTGCAATTCCTGAAGGGCTTCCTCCTGATTTCGCGCGCCACGAATTCCATAGCCGCCCTGCAGTAGCGCCCGTTGCAGGCTTGTTTGAAGGTGCGTGTCGCCCGATATCAGCAATACCGTACCGCGAAAAATCTTGGCTCGCATGGTGTGGATCCCTTCCGTGGTGTTACAAACGTGAACCACTCTCACGAATCTCTAGTGACCGGCGAACTCGCTCGAAAGGATGATGCAGCAACGAAATATCGGACTGTTCAGGTCTCGTCTGATGAATCCGTCGGTACGGTGGATCGAGATACGAACAGTCGTTCCTGCGCTCCATCCGGGATTCCGCCCTTCATCCATCTCCACCAGTGCTGCCATGGTCGCGTTGCCAAGAGTCAGGGCGATATGCTGTCCAATGGGCGTCAGGCGTATCACCGTGATCGTTGCGTGCAGCCAAACATGAGTCGGCGACTCATCAATGACGAGAGGGAGCGGAGGGGTCGGTTTCTGACGAGTGGGTAGGAGCCGAATATCGTGAGGATCGATGACAACATTGACTCTGTCCCCCGTCGACAGAGCCGGTTGCCCCTCGGAGATGGGACTTCGGCTCTTCAGGACAATATTGTCCTGATCAAGCCTGACGGTGGTCACGTTGTCGTAGTTGCAGTGGTAGTTCATCACCACGGTTCCGATCCAACGGTTCCAGCGTTGTTTGCCCCTTCTGAACGTCCCTGCCTCGAGATTGACCACGTTCTCCGCGATGCATACGCGGGCTTCGTCCCCGATTTGGACGGTCTCATGAGCCGGCGAATATCCCGTCCAGCGTACGCGCAGATGTGTGTGGTCGCCCACCCGCATGAGCAGAGCAGTGCGCGTCAGACCCTTGGTCCTCATCACGACCACGCCGGTGATGATGTTGGAGTCGGTTGGCGACAACACATTTCTGCCTGCGTCCGGCAGGAGATACATGCTCTGTTCCAGACGAAGCTCATGCTTCGGTGATGACATGAAACCCTCCTTACGCTCCGAACGATCCATGTGCTGCCTGCAAATCCGTAGTAGTTAGAAAAATAGTTGGTACTGAATCCTGATGGCGTTTTCGACCAGCGTGCCGCCGACGGCGTCGACGGGAATAGAGCCGTTAGGGTAATAGTTTTGCCCTCCTGAAGCCGTGCTAGAGCCATTGATGAGAGGCATGGGATTACTTCTGCCTATAGCAAACCCTCCGGTGCCCATTGCAATGTTTGTATAGGTAATTTGGATTGAGTGGTCGTAAGTGCCTCTCAAAAACCAATTGAGTGACACGTCAACTTGTTTGATCAGGTCACCTGCAGAACGCGTGTCTGGATCCCAGTAGGCATAACGTCCAGCCAATTCAAGGTACTTGGGGATGATGTAGTAACCGCTCTGGACATACCAACCCATTGCATTCCCTAGTGGACCGGGAGCTAACCCTGAGCATGAAAATGGAGAACCCGCGAGAAAGCCAGTTCCACTGCCTGTATTTACCAATTGAGACGAGTATTGAACGCAATCAGCACTTTCGTCCTTCCGAATAACATTCTTAAAATATAATTCTCCTTGAAGAGAAAAGCCGCGATACTTGAATACGCTGTCTACTGCCCAAGTTGAATAATCGACTACCCCCCAACCCAACTGCCGTCCGTTTCCTGTTGCAGCTAGCATCCGTCGAATATTCAAGTTCGCCAGATCGACGCCGATGAATGCATTGTTCGAACTGGTATTTACGCGAGGGTTATATGAGTAGCCACCGCCGACTGCTAGTTGAGGGGTTTTTGAATACGAAATGTCGCCTTCGCCATATCCCGGCCGACCCATGATGTTCCAGTTCAATCTGGCCGAGAACATGAGACGGTTTAGATCACGTCGAGTGTCCGCATTGAGATTGCGTTGCAACGGATTTGCTGGGAGGCCGGTATTGCTAATGTCTGTGCAATTCACATCTCCAGGAGGTAGAGGAGTGGTGCCCGTCTGCTGTCCTCCCGGACAGTTCTGTGTTACCTGTTCGCTCTCAAAGTTCCCCAGTCTTGTGAAGTTGGGTCCGGCTCCGCCGAAGACACCAAGATAATAGTTGAGCGGAAACCGCTCCTCGTCGTTCATGAGCGTCAGACCGATGTCTCGCCGATCCAGTCCGCTTGCTGTAAAGGCGTCCATGACGAGCGCACGCTCGGTGAACTGCATCGATGCGGTTGAATTGATCTGCGCGCGGTTGAAGTAGACGCGGTATTGCCCAATTTGGGCATTGGCCCAATCCAGCTTGGTATTGAGGATATAGAAATCATAGAGTTGCACCGAACCCTGTGTCTGAGCGCTTTCGTTCGTCGAGTCCATGCGAAGCTGGATGTAGTACTTCATGTCCGGATCGAAGACGTGCCCCATCAGATAGAGGCGCGCGCGTCTGAGTGCGATGGTTGACGCTTCTGCTTCTGAGCGATTCACCCGATAGTCCCCGAACACGCCGACGATGTCCGGGAAGTTCTTCCCGTCTCCCGGGTTTCTCCACGCCGCATTTCGATGCCGGTTGATGTACTGGGTGGCGACCCGTCCTCGGATGCGAAGGAGGAATGCATTGTCGTTGGTGCTGAGATTGAATCCTCGGTCGTACCAGAACTTGTACGAAGGCTGACGCGCATAGGATTGTTCTTCATAGTCGCGCACGAGAGCCCCGTATCGCTGCTGAGAGATGCGGCCCTGTGCCAGCGCATCATCGAGAAGAAATTTTGTGACCGGATCGATTCCATCGATTGGGACCGCAGGCTGCCGTGAGGGCCCCTGGTCCGAGTCTGCGCCGGCTGCAGGAGCTGTGTCAGCGAATGTCATTCCCATCACGGCGCAATACAGCATGATCCGGCATGCCGCCTTCCAGGAGAATTCCGCTGCCCATCTTCGAAACCGTTCCCGCAACGTTCCTTCGCTCCACTGGCGCTGACTTGTGACGGCGTCGCGTTCATAGGGACCTTTCAGCCGGTCCGATACGCGGCCAATAGATGAAGTCGTTCTCCGCTAAGGAGACGCACCGACCAAAAACTTGTTCAAATCAACCGCGGATGAGTTGAGCATCGGATCCATGACGTATTGGGCATGCGGTTCGAAATACACCGCATAGGCCTGCTCAGGCGTCCAAGGACTCGGATAGTTGGGATCGTAGGCATCGATACGACGGACCGGCTGTTCGACGTGGTAGTAATCCACCTTGAGATGAAAATAACGGTCGCGGACCTTGATCCATCCTCCGGTGACGTCCCGCCAGTATCTTGGGTTGCGACCAGGTGAGAGAACCTGGAAGCGAATGCGCTCTTGTGATTCGACCTTTTGAAGCGCCTTTTGGAGGACGGGGACAAGCGCTTCGAGCTCTCTTTCCCGAAGAAACTTCTTCGGTGGCTGGTCGTCGTTCAAGAAACGGATTGGAACTCCGGAAACCTGGCGAACCGAAAAGCCGCGGAGCAGTCGATTGAGTTGATCCAACGGAATGTCCGTTGCGGTGGATCGGACGCCCGCGTCCTCCGCATCGGGGTCGGTCTCCATCCGAACCACGACTCGGTCGTCTTCCTGGATGACCCGGGTGGTTTCTGGCAGCCTTGCGCAGCCGCCCGTCAGGGTGGTCAGCAAGAGCAGCAGGGCGAGAATGCGAATCGAGCAAACCGGAAAGCACGTCAGCATTCGGCGTCTCACGGCACACACAATCAGACAGAATCAAATGACACTGTGTACGCAGAAATTGAATTACACAATACATGACAATGATGTCAAGTATTGTAATGTATGTGTGCGTAAGTAAGCTATTATGGAATTTGTAATGAATTTGCGACATGTCATGGAGTCGGCATCTGGAGATATAAGACTTCTCTGAACGTGTTACGTCTCTCTCAAATGTGAGCAACAGTTATTGACGTAAACGACTGGTATGAAATATAGCTCACAAGCTATGAGGAGCGAAGACTGCCCTAGTCAAAGATCCGTATCGCGTGAAGACGGTTTTCTCGCGCAATTCCCCCTTACTGGTTCAGGGCCATACACCGCAGATGCATAAGACATTTGCACCTATCTGTAGTGCTCTGTGGATCATGGTGTTGCTGTGCGTCGATGCGTTGATACCGTGTTCAACGCGGGCAAACGCCACGACTGCCGGCAATCCAGTCACGCAGTTCGGTGGTGCAAATGTCACAGGGCTCGGCACGCCGAACGTGACGGTCAATCAGACCACTCCACTGGCAGGCATCAATTGGACGAGCCTCGGCAATAATCCCGGAGACGTGCTCCGCTTTGTCCAGCCTTCTGCAAGCGCAATCGCGTTGAACAGAGTGGTCGGTGCGGACCCTAGCCATTTTCTGGGCTCCCTGCTCGCGAATGGGTCCGTGATCGTCATCAATCCGAATGGCGTGTACTTCGGCGGCGGTGCCCAGGTGAATGTGAACGGATTGATTGCCTCTTCGTTGAATATGACCGATGCGGCCTTCCTGAGCGGAAAGTATTCGTTCGACGGCTCAGCGGCAAACGGCATGGTGCGCAATGAAGGCCAAATCAACGCAGGCCCGTATGGTGTCTATCTCATCGCTCCCAACGTCACCAACAACGGCGTGATTACGAGCGCCGGAGGCCATCTCGCGTTGGCCGCAGGGACGTCTGCGTATCTGTCCGAGCGTGCCGATGGGCGCGGACTGTTGGTAGAGGTCAAGGCACCGGCCGGCGAGGCATTGAATCTCAAGAGTCTGGTGTCCGACGGCGGCCAGGTGAGCATGATCGGGCGGTTGGTGACGCAAAGCGGGGTCGTCCAGGCGAACAGCGCGCATATGCGGAACGGAAAGATCGAATTGATATCGACCGACCGGACCACGTTGACGGCAGGCAGCGTCACGGCGGCAAACGGCGGTCAGGATGGTATTGCTGACGGCGGAAACATTCTCGTCAAGTCCGACCTTGCCAGTGGCCAAACGACATTCGAATCGGGTGCCAAAATCGACGTGTCAGGAGGGGTGAAGGGCGGGAACGGAGGCTTTGCAGAAGTGAGCGCAGGCAGTGTGTCGCTGGGAGGCCAATTTCTCGGTCGTGCAACATCAAGCTATAAAGGCGGGCGGTTCCTGATTGACCCCCTTGTTGTCGGCTCGACGGTCACGTGGGACGATTTGCAGGGATTCGTCGGAAGCGGCGCCTCCGACGTTGAATTCCGCTCGCCTGTAGGAACCGATCTTACTGTCAATATCGGGAGACTCTTCAATCTCATTCCGGTGGTTGACCCCAATACGGGAACCGTCATATCCGGATGGGCTCTCCCGCCGGGACAGGAAGGATTCCTTAGGTTCACGGCAGGAAAAGATTTAATTTTCATGCCCAACAGCTTTATCCAGAATGGATCAAACTCTACAGGTGTGTCTCCAGCCAAATGGAGCTATGTCCTGACGGCGGTCAATGACATTCAGTTCAATGGTGCAAGATTGATCACAGGCGGAGGGGGCAGCATGTCTCTTACCGCCGGCCGGGACATTACGTTGATTCCGACTAGCGGGGTTGGACAGACGACGCTGCAAACGTTCTCCGCAAATATGTTCATCGCTGCGGGAAGAGACTTAATCGCCCCGAGCGCTTTGGGAATCGGCGTCCAGCCTGGCCCGGGTGTCACGTATTCTGGCATTCGCGTGGATGGCCCCGGGAACCTCACGATCAATGCCGATCGAGATTTCCTCGGCGGGGCAGTCGGGAACGTACCAGGTGGTCCAGGATTTGTGTTGTCCGATGGAATCGCGAGGGTGAATGTGGGTGGCAATCTGGGAAGCCCGGCTAACTATGCGAATTTCACCCTGGGGTCTTATCGCGTAGATCCGGTGACGCAAGCCGTCACCTTCGGGAAGACCAGGGTCGAAGTTACCGTGGGAAATAACATCTACATGGGGTTGATGCAGGACCGCGGTCTATCGGATCGCGTTCTTGGTCAGCCGCTCCGTCCGGACATCATGAATACCTTCAATCCTCTCAGCTCGGCAAGCCTGCTCTCGGATCAGGGGAGCATTTTTTTAAAATCGAACACGCCGGATTTCGTCTCAGGAGGATCTCCGGATCGGAACATCTATCCTTCGTCGTTTTCCGCACTGGCGCCGAACGGAAATATCTCCATAGCCAGTCAGTTGCGATTCTGGCCCTCCGAGGTCGGAAGGCTGACGTTCCGGGCCGGTCAATCCATCGAAGGTCATGGGGGGCTTGGTTCCGGCGATACGCCCGCGATATCTCTAATATGCGACTCATGCAACCCAATTACGGATCCAAAGTCGATGACGATCTCACCGATTACCGTGACCGCTGGAAAGGATATCACCGATCTCAATCTGGAACTGGTCGATCCTTATCTAAAAACCATTAATGTTTCGGCTGGCAACGACATCAGGAATGTGTTTGGACTCTTTGCAGTTCCAGACCTCGGTAAAGATGTGATCGGCAATCCGATTTCTGCAGTGACCATTACTGCGAACGGGAATATTGATTTTGCAGGACGTTCGCAAGGCAATAATCCAAATCCCAGCTCAGGATTTCTCTTTGGCGGCACTGGGCTCGCTCGTGTCACAGCCGGTAAAACCTTGGATCTGGCCGTCAGCAATGGACTTACGTTCCAATTCCAACCGGCTGTACTTTCATCGGACAGCAACTCGAATGCGGCTGATAAGGGTGGCCTCCTGGATGTTGCCGTCGGGGGCGATATCAAGATGACGCAGTCCCGGATTCAATCCTTCAATGGAGGCAATTTGTTCGTCCATGGTTTGACGACGACACAAGCGCCGGTTATTGCAACGACGGGGCTCGTTTCTAGCGCAGTGGTCGGCACGATCATCGTGAACGGTCAACAAGTGCTGGCCATCGCCGGCGTTGCAATTCCAGGGCAGGACGGTATCGGCCCGATCCCAGTCAATTCCAGCAACCAGTCGCTTATCGGAAACCCTGTCTATTTAGTCGACGGGCGTGCGGCGCTGGATATTTCCGGATCGCCGGTCTTGCTCGCAGCGAAAGATACGATCGTCGGGCAGAACGCCATGATCATAGCGGGCAATGCCATGATAGGTGTGAACGGCAAACCGGTCGTGGTGGATTTGTCATCTACGAATGCCGTGTTGCCGAGTGATCTTGTGCACGGCACGGCAGTGCTTGACCGACCGCTGGTTCACTTGGCCGACGGAACCGTCCTCCTGGTTATCAACGGTAAAACGGTTACCTCGGTTCCCGCCGGGTCCGGTCCGATAGACGGACGACCGACTGTCAGCAATGGAGTTGTGACACTGCCGGTTGGTGGGAAACAAGTGGCCATGGTTGAACCAGTGGGTGGCGCGGTGAATGTCGGAACCAACGTGAACCGGGTGGATGACCGAACGGGTATTCTGACCGTGCGGGGCGGGGCGATCGATGTGAAATCCACCGGCAATATCGATGTCAACCTTTCGAGAATTGCCACGTTGGGCGGCGGCAACATCACATTGACTTCCACGACGGGAAATATCAACGCCGGGTCCGGCTCCAGAAATGACGTGACCAGTTTCGTCATCGAGCAACCAGGACCGAACAATCAGCCGATCCGGTCGTTTTTTTCGGTTCCCGGGAGCGGTATCTTTACCTTCCACCCGGCCGACGGCGATCTGCCGAATATTCCCCCGTTCAATCCGTTGTCGCCGTTCGAAGCCACGGTCGCGCTCCATCAGTTCCTCGGGCACGACGTGTCGTCGCTCGAACCGCTGATCCCGGCGGCGCATGAAGCCTGGGTTGA
This window harbors:
- a CDS encoding substrate-binding domain-containing protein — encoded protein: MGERHRAEPISNIDNNLKSLRAAKGMSQSDLADSAQITRQAVCAIEGNHYLPTTAVALRLAGVLGCRVEDLFSLRATGEVIEGELIGELGQVDVNHTSVRVKVARVEDHYVVRPVRALGELLAYMVPADGLLLGGAVNGRGAGKIGKRVRVQLLRDRRVIEQEIAIAGCDPAIFLAGEYLRRYKETATVTGWTMGSSAALEALKRHEVHMAGLHIVDEKTGESNIPYLRKHLRGDDYLIVTFAAWEEGLIVRQGNPKDIRKIDDLSRRDITLINREKGAGARHLLDQRLEKEGLQSQDVRGYDLVADSHFQVARRISEGSADVGMGVRSAANLFGLDFIPLQQSRYDLVVPKSYLTALPSIGNLLEAIVSRQFRTEIEALGGYDTRETGKIRQLRVQ
- a CDS encoding DUF4282 domain-containing protein; the encoded protein is MKRRPSAPRHDSIAEYFTFRHMVAPFWIRSAYVLGLITITGASMAAMLLPYMVTYSEHDHMLVRIGSMVVLVVGNILWRILCEMVIVLFRMHMLLERLDDRARWLAGVDTFDN
- a CDS encoding sigma-54 dependent transcriptional regulator, whose translation is MEQEHILVIDDEEGLLQLVKMRLNAMGFAVTACTNGHDAVSAAKVNRFDLAITDLRLRGEDGLDVTEELLRIHPGLPVIILTAHGSIPNAVEAVQRGAFGYLTKPFDDKELKLKIEEGLSPQRMTREIQRLKSLVNELYGMENVVARSPAMQRLLQQVVQVADSDATMLLFGETGTGKEVFARVTHANSRRSKGPFVALNCAAIPETLFESELFGHVRGAFTSALGPKKGLFQSAHGGTLFLDEIGEMPLSMQVKLLRAVQEREVREVGAEQATKVDVRIIAATNKDLGEAVKNGTFRNDLYYRISVVPLFIPPLRDRRDDIPILAQHFLVASAKRANKEARGFTPAALHRLVTNLWPGNVRELENAIEKAVVMSRQDMITPDLLPSIGTTPDSQLKPLTEAKEEFEKTYLKNVLQLTGGNISRAAQHAGRYRADFYKMLKKYGLHPSSTKVKAGPEVEEMEEEADLTEAER
- a CDS encoding response regulator transcription factor, with translation MRAKIFRGTVLLISGDTHLQTSLQRALLQGGYGIRGARNQEEALQELQATTPAILVVDRRESGFSRLRLESPKLPPLVTITYHPDSCDEQHCTMDLEDGATNAVCNAGPSVIVALVGAVLRRQRWERPAPTQFVSNGVTVNLDKCEVTVGSQAVSVSRTEFRILQSLVAAPGHYLSRKALLDQAWGEGFAIFPHTLDVHISSLRRKLNPARTNQEFIMTVKGLGFKLRSTMPAQDPASLHYYPLPSVPGRRLPLAATSKAGRSATLLSSSDSRWQHQTAESGTARHQPKTAAAGQGL